A genome region from Lucilia cuprina isolate Lc7/37 chromosome 3, ASM2204524v1, whole genome shotgun sequence includes the following:
- the LOC111686929 gene encoding uncharacterized protein LOC111686929 codes for MKFLVASLLVVVLLIVCPSSLAAKICVSNVETCNDNVPVCGRFGGSNLCKNFKNRCEFEIFNCASKTPYRIVNGNMCTGIPVNTRTFCNGLQNGPVVGGGKFPHWYGKKPGFGGCKGKKCGGHKGGVEVQPIVINRGK; via the exons atgaaattcttAGTAGCTTCCTTGCTAGTTGTTGTCCTTTTGATAGTTTGCCCCAGCAGCCTGGCAGCTAAAATTTGTGTTTCCAATGTAGAGACTTGCAATGATAATGTTCCTGTCTGTGGTCGTTTTGGTGGTTCCAATTTgtgcaaaaactttaaaaatcgcTGTGAATTTGAGATTTTCAATTGTGCTAGCAAAACTC CTTATAGGATTGTTAATGGCAATATGTGCACTGGCATTCCCGTGAATACTCGCACATTTTGTAATGGTCTCCAAAATGGTCCCGTTGTGGGTGGTGGTAAATTCCCTCACTGGTATGGTAAGAAACCTGGTTTTGGTGGATGTAAAGGCAAAAAGTGCGGTGGACACAAAGGTGGTGTTGAAGTTCAACCTATTGTTATTAATCGTGGTAAATAA